The genomic DNA GGAAATAAGACTATTCACTGTGTTAGCATTTACCACGAGGCGATTCAAGCGACTGATGGTAGTATGGCCCCATGAACTGTGATGGGAGTAATGCATCATGCAATACTCAACTGTGGTTTCACTTTTTCCTGGTCATTGTACGCAAGTCACTCTTTCTGTTTATTGGCAGACCGTAGATGTGAATAAACTCAAACTGATATCACCAGGCTTAGCGTCATTGAAACATTTTCGGTGAAGCGAAAAGCAACAAGTGTCTGatgtatattcatttatttacaagaAAATGTACACTTTGTTACATGGGTTACCAAGTGCAAACTCTCAAAGGAACTGAAATCTTGTATGGTCAGTTTAGTGTGACCGCCACTTTGTATGATTGTGAAATAGCTTACATATCTTTAGTCTTTCGTTCATGATACCTAATAAGGTGTTGTGTCGTACTCAAACCTAGAAGAAAAGGCAACAGTGTTCGAGGGGTGAATCTCCATGTTGGGTTAAGTCCCAATTGAAAGGCTTTCCAAAAGGCAGAATTTTAAAAAGTGAAACAAAAACGGAAAGAGGAACACTCATAAAAATAGGAATCGTCACAGCAAACCAGACAGCAAGCACGTACAGTTAGCAGCCACTAGAGTAAGAAACCCAGATATGACAAGGTACATTAACTTCTTTATAACAAACATACTTTAGGCCAACAACAGCATTCTGCAGAAGTGAATGCCACAAACCGTACAAACTTGGCAAAACAACAAGTCAGGGGACATGTGTATAATATACTGAGTGGAGTAGGATATTCATTTTTTCTTTGTGAAATGATATTCCAGGCTGATAACGTGTGGTCAACAGTCACGCCAACTTTGTTCAACAATAGCAGAAACCCTCTTCTCGTACTCCCGCTTGTTTTCTTGGTACAGCTGGGCCGCCTGGCTGTTGGCCGGACTGTTAGGGTTTGGCTCGTCCAGCAAAGACTTGGAAAAAGGACAAAAGCGCTGTCAGTGGATGAGCACTGCATTTTTGTTTACTTGTCTGTGTGTGCAATTGTCACCTGTATAGAAGTTAATATCGAAGATACGTCATAAGTGGGACTCCAACGGTTTTGAAGAATATCTAAACATATGCTGCCGTCGGCATATACTGCAAAAAGAGCACATATAGATTAagcattggggggggggggggtgtcaaaACATAATGCATAATTCATATACTTACCATTAGGATGAAACATTTTAGAGACAAACCTCACTGTTGGAGGCTTATTTGGATATTCCTCTGTGAACTCAATGGTAAGTTTGAAAGTCCCTGaaagggacaaaaaaaaaacaggattgcAGAAACTCTGAACAAATAATGGCCATGGTTTTATTTCACAAACACTAATTTGTACAAATCTAAGACCTGTTTTTTTGGTAACAGGTGCCTGTTACTCTATAGGAGCGGTTCTCAAATGGTtttcaccacctcagaaaacaattGGCTccgtaagtaccaccataatgacagacATTGAAACACAATAGCGTAGTAAGCCTAtgaatttatttaacaaatatacttAATATTTTTGGAcacaaacattacacacagtttgaacagcaacactgttGGAATATAGgaatataaaacactgtacttaaataatgacTCACATTTGGCGAACcactagatcagacctgggcagaaAAGGCCCGCCGTGCGTTTCCAAATCATTTTTTCTAACGTTTAACATCGAAACTATGAATCATGCAGTGTCGTTTTCAAATTACCTTAAGTCTTTAACTATATAAAATAATTCAATGGATGGAATCTGCACATTTGAGTgataaagttattacagtaatcaTAAGGACTCCAGGCAGAAGGGTTTGCTTACAGTGCAGCCAGCCTGAGACATGGGTGTCGGACAGATGCGAAAGCACAATTTTACAGCAAAGTTGTGCAGAAAAGTGATTGTAGGTtgtttaggttgttttttttaccctttgtgttcatattttgctctgttttgcttgattgtgctGTCTATCAAGGAGGTGGTCTGACAAGGAAAATATGAGCGACTTTTATATGTTAATATTCTGTGGTAGTATTGTAAATCCTACATGTACATTcttggtgtctcattcagtaaaaaaaaaccccgtAAAATTCCATTGTTTTCTAAGGTGGTCTGTTTCTAGCATTATATCAGATACTATTGTGTTTTTGTGCCTGAAAAAAGGAGCCAAAGCACAcagagcagatttttacagctctctctctctctctctctctctatatatatatatatatatatatttttttttttttacagatctgaaatgtatatgtatttttacagatctgtatatgtatatatgtatttttacagatctgtatatgtatatatattaaagctctatatatatatatatatatatatatatatatatatacatatatatatatatatatatatatatattttttttaaagctctatatatatatatatatatatatacagatctgtatatgtatgtatgtatgtgtatatatatatatatatatatatatatatatatatatatatatatatatatatatatatatatacacacacacacacacacatacatatatgtatgtatgtgtgtatatatacatataaatatgtatatattataaacaCAGATACacaccagcccccagacacattttctctctctatgtggcccccaagtccaaATTATTGTCCAGGTttgcactagatggagcctgcgtgtACCGCagttttgagaatcactgctctatagTGTAGTATTTGAACGCCACACGAGGAAATACTGCGATCCTTTACTTTAAATGCACATATATGAGACATGACTTACCATCTTCAAAAGGAGTTCCCTCAGGACTACAAGAATAAAAGTAAGTTAATATTTATctggaaaataaaatataaaaaaaatacaacttaccCAAAAATGACAGCGTTCCATACCATGATATTATTTTCTGATGGAGCCCCGCTCACCCCGGCAGGAGGATCTTCTTGCAgcctgaaaaaatatatataactgaGCCTAATAAACGATTTTAATAGTACAGTCCATATGGTCCGAGACAGGTCCTTGAAGTAATCATGAAAGTCAACATTACTAACTAGGAAGCGACATTTACGTGAGGTACGGCAACGTAGCACCAGGAATCCCGAATCGCTTAGCTAAAAGCTGCTAACGCTCTTAGCAACGTAAGGTTCATGTATGTTCTCTATTTGTTTACACGCAACGCCGTTAAACTCCACCAAAAAGCAAACATCACGCCGACATGAGACAAACCCGCGTCAAAAGTTGTCACAATTCGATGACAAGTGTCGGCGCCGCTGACAGGCTAGCCTGGGGATGCTAACGCTAGCtacttgttgttgttgtctcgctTACCGTTTAAAATCCCTCATTAAGCGTCGTCTCGCCGGTGTTGACATTCTGCGAGCCGATCGACGTGTACGGGCGACGGGAAGTGTGTTTTTTATTCTTAAATACGTGATTACTTTGAAAACACTTTAGGCTAACTGGTGGGGGGGACACCGCGATTGGTTTGTCAAATATTTGGCTACCTCAGATAGCACATGGACTCTTCCATTATTGTTAGCAAAAGGGTGCGCTGTCCCTATCTAGTTCTTAGTTCCTAACACACACACTGACGTAAATCCTCAAATTGCATCCTAAAAtgaatacatataaaaaaaatccgAAGTCAGAAGTACGATATTGTCACGTTTAAAGCGACCACAGTTGAGCTACTAATGGAAGATTCCATAGACGATTACGTCATTAACCAAGCACCCATGTATTTTCTATTGGTCTTTTAAAacgggggtccccaaccttttttgcaccagggaccggtttaatgtaggcatt from Nerophis lumbriciformis linkage group LG16, RoL_Nlum_v2.1, whole genome shotgun sequence includes the following:
- the ube2a gene encoding ubiquitin-conjugating enzyme E2 A; its protein translation is MSTPARRRLMRDFKRLQEDPPAGVSGAPSENNIMVWNAVIFGPEGTPFEDGTFKLTIEFTEEYPNKPPTVRFVSKMFHPNVYADGSICLDILQNRWSPTYDVSSILTSIQSLLDEPNPNSPANSQAAQLYQENKREYEKRVSAIVEQSWRDC